The genomic DNA TTTTGGTTGGTCGAGAATGCCGGATGGGAAAGGATCTAAGCCCTTAGAAGAGAAGGAAATCATGGTAGGTGGCATTGAATTTATCTATGTCAAAGGTGGCACCTTTCAAATGGGAGACCAATTTAGTGAAGGTAGTGATGATGAACTACCGGTGCATCCCGTTCGGGTGAATGATTTCTATATGGGCAAGCATGAGATTACATTTGACCAATATGATGCTTTTTGTGAAGCTACAGGCAGGAATAAACCTAGCGACGGAGATTGGGGACGTGGGAAACGTCCGGTGATATACGTAAGTTGGCGTGATGCAACAGCATTCAGTGAGTGGCTATCGGAACAGACACGAGAAAAAATACGATTACCGACAGAAGCGGAATGGGAGTACGCTGCAAGGGCAAGGGGAAAGAAAGTACGCTTTGGCAATGGAAAAAATATAGCAGATCCAACAGAGATAAATTTTAACGCAAGTGCGGATTACAAACAGAGCTACTCAGTCGCAGGAGAATATCGCAGAAAAACGCTGCCGGTAGGCACCTTTCGGCCGAACAGTTTGGGCTTATATGATATGAGTGGGAATGTATGGGAATGGTGTCAGGATAGATATGGTGAGGATTACTACACTAACAGTCCTGAAGATAATCCGAAAGGACCATCCAGCGGTAGTTCCTATGTCTATCGGGGCGGCTCGTGGTCAGTGTTTTTGCCGCAGCTCATGCGAGTTTGTGTCCGTTTTGGCACCTCTCCCGATTATCGATACTTCGGTATTGGCTTTAGAGTTGTGAGGACTTTTTAAACTTCTCTAAGTCCAGACATCTGAATTTAACGGGGTGGGTGCGATACGACTAATAATATCTGCTACTCAGGAAAAGCATTTAAGGGTTTGTTGGAGTCTGGTCAAGAATACAAAATGTTAAATTATGCAACCATAGCCTGAACTCCTCGTTATCCACCCTTTTGGCTTTGTAGCTAATTTTTTGTGAGAGAATCGGAATAATTTAGCAAAGGTGCTTGCTACTCATGTTATGTAATAATGAATAATATTCATGAAGTATTCATTTACCTAGATCTGGGAATGTTTAATGATAGAACTTTTGTTACTACAATGCCTAGTAGAACAATAAATAAACATAAATAGTGAAGTGATAAGAATACGTCAAGGATTAAAGATGAAACCCAAAGCCTTTTTTTTATATCTCATGAACGCATACCGTTGCGCCGGTCACGTTGCGAACAACCCCTCCAATGGTGGTTGGACAATTATATCATAGGTGGAGAAACCATAACCGGATACAGTGC from candidate division KSB1 bacterium includes the following:
- a CDS encoding formylglycine-generating enzyme family protein, producing MSSLTLFGWSRMPDGKGSKPLEEKEIMVGGIEFIYVKGGTFQMGDQFSEGSDDELPVHPVRVNDFYMGKHEITFDQYDAFCEATGRNKPSDGDWGRGKRPVIYVSWRDATAFSEWLSEQTREKIRLPTEAEWEYAARARGKKVRFGNGKNIADPTEINFNASADYKQSYSVAGEYRRKTLPVGTFRPNSLGLYDMSGNVWEWCQDRYGEDYYTNSPEDNPKGPSSGSSYVYRGGSWSVFLPQLMRVCVRFGTSPDYRYFGIGFRVVRTF